GAATTTAGATTGATGTGAATCATATTTTTTTGACTTAGTCGTACCACATGTTACTTCAGTACTTGACAAGGAACAAAAAGTTGCACCAACTTGATTACCTATTTTAAAGTCATCGTTTAAGTCTCTTATCGACTTCTATATTTCAAGAGTGACTTGCTTAAACTGAGCCGAACTGAAAtccgggaaaaaaaaaaaaacatgagtcAAAATTAAGCGACTCAAAATGACGGATTTAAAAGAAAAACCTAGCCCTAATTGATTACATTTTCGGAAAGTATAGAAAAGAACCTTCACATGAGCTGCATAAATCAGATGTGCTTGGCAAACTTATCAGTGCATCTAATGACTTAATTTGCACGGATGTCAACAGAGGGTATATGTCGGAGCTGGGCCCAGTCCTCCCCATCCGGATCTTGAAATCTTTCAGTTATAAGCGGACAATCCCTCACTTTCAACAACTGCAAGGAGGGGAGATCCTGCAGAATACTCGGTTCTAAACGGAGCTTTGGGCAGCCAGTTATGCAAAGAAATCGAAGAAAAACCAAGCTACTTATCCATTTTGGGAGGGCTTCCAGATTCTCGCACCAGTCAATTGCTAAGTTCTCAAGGGAAATCAAATGTCTGATTCCCTTAGGGATGGTCACCATGTTCAACAATAATAATTCCAGGGATCGGAGTCTTTCCCCAATGGATCTCCATGGCATcccaacatcatcatcatcatcatcatcctcattatcatcatcatcaccatcttctttttctttttctgattCCATGAAAGTCAAACTAGGGAGATTCACTAATCGTAGTGAATCCAAAGCTGTGAGATGCTCCCATCCTACTTTAAGAGACCTTAACCTATTACAATACGTAACTGCCAGGCTCCGTAGGGAAGGACATCCCTTGAATGTCTCCTCAAGTTTTGACAAACTCTCTATCTCATCATTTGCAAATATACAAATGCTAGTTAGACCTTCCGTGGTCAATACTGTAAGGTAATCAAGGTTGTCTATTTCCACCTCCCTTAGTTTGATAAAATCGTTCTGACCCAAACTTGCAATCCATAATTCTTTGTTTGCATCATACAATGTCAGCTTTTCTAGGCTTACAGAAGCAGGAAATGATGTCAGTTTTTTACACTCATAGATCGACAACTCGGAGAGTCTGGAAAAGCAGGCCTGTGAACAATTGTTACAGTCTATATCTTCCCCTTTCCACCATCCTCTCAACTCCCTCAGAGATGAAATTCCAAGTTTCTCGAGGGAAGGAAAAAACACTTCTCTATTACAGCAAGTATAGGTTGAATCCTCTATGTACTCCAATTTTTCCAAAGAATCAAGTAGAAGTGACTTGAGATGGGGTAGTTTGCTCAACGACGGCAAACACAACAAGTTGCAAGAATTGTAAAGGTAAAAGTGAACAAGATTGGGTAGAAAAGTGGCCCAATTATTTACTTTTCTCGCTCCCCACCAACTTGACGGAAATGTAGCTCCATTGTAATCAGACAAACGGAGACGCTTTAAAGAAGGAGGTGGCTCGAGTTTTTCCAGCAAAGTTTCATGGTTTCCACCACCTTCCATATCTATCTCTAGTGCCTCAAGATGATTCATGCTTCTCAAATATCCTCCCCTGCATTCCACGGTACCCCTGAAGTCATGAGTGATTTTAATATAAAAGCTACCTCTTAGGTTCTTCAATGCTAGTAGATTTTCAAGCTCCCCAATGGAACTTTCGTTGTCCACCATAAAAATGGTAAGAGCACATAGGCAACTCAATTTGTCTAGACCTAAAGGCATGCGCCTCAACTTATGACAACAATACACATCTAAGTGCCTAAGATTTGCCAATTTGGCTAAATCCTTTGGCAACTCTTTCAACCCTTCGCACCTCTTTAGATCTAAGGTTTGCAAATTATACAGTTCTGTAACTGAATCAGGAAGCACCACTAGACGCTTATTGTCAGACAGATCAAGATACCTTAAGTGCAATAGTTTACCAATTGAATTTGGTAAAGTCAGAATGTCTAGGTCATGCAAATCTAATGTTCTAAGAAACTTCCAATTTTCTACCAGTTTAGCTACCGGAAAATTGATCTCATACCCATCTCGAACATATGAGCGGATCCTACACTTCGAGAAAATACTTCCTAAAAATTTACTTCCTATGTGAAATAAGTGATGAGCTTCATCTCCTAAATTGCCCTGGATAGTACTTACTACCACAACACCCTTTCCTGCTACCTTTTGAGCAACATCGTGAATCAAGTCATGGATTTTAAATGATTTAACCCCTCCAATATCATTCTTTTCTACATCTTGAAAGAAACATCTTCGTAGCAAGATTGAAATATACTCCTCCCCAGCATCTTCCAGGCTCTGACCAACAATACCTGGAACTATGTATCCTTGTGCCATCCAAAGCCTAATCAACTTTTCCTTTTGTATTCTGAAATCCTTGGGGAACAATGCACAATAGGTAAAGCAAGTCTTTAATGGAGATTCAAGATTATCATAGCTAAGTTTCAGGACGGACATAATCTTATTATCTCCGTCTTTAAGCTTGGCTAATCCGCATTCTTGAAACAATCTCCAATGACTTTCATGCTGGCCATATAAAAGTGTTCCCACAACTTTAATAGCAAGAGGAACATTACAGCATTGCTCAACAATCTTCTGACCAAGCTTAATTAATTCAGAAGAATTCACATCTTGACCCCTTTTTTCCCCAAATGCTGTCATCTCAAATAAACGCCATGAGTTTTCAGGAGATAATTCTTTTAGCTCATATTTATGTTCCTCATCAACCACCATTGCAGTCCTTTCAGAACGTGTGGTTACCAAAACCCTCGTTCCTCCTCCACAACTCATTAAGAATTTTCTTAAACCAAGCCACTTCTCACGATCTTCGTTCCATACATCATCTAGAACTATTAAGTACTTCTTCCCTCCAAGAATACCTAGTAGTTTCCTATGTACCAAATCCATAGTTAAACCATTATGTTTGTCATCAGAAGCTGATTCTAAAATCTTAGCAAGAACTTTTTTCACTTGAAATTCCTCCACATTTTCGTCAGACACACATGTCCATAACCTCAAAGGAAACTCAGCAGTTACTCTATCATCATTAAACACAAGTTGGGCAAGCGTAGTTTTCCCCAACCCACCAACTCCCACTATAGAAAGGAAGGACACTCTGTCTTGCGAACTAGAATCTAAAAGCatattgacaaccttattaagaTCGCCCTCTCTCCCGACAATAACCTCATCCGAATACACATAAGCACAAGTGTCCTCCCTCCGCTCCCTGATAAATCGGGAGTCAACACTAAACCCAAATTTGTCATGATTAGTAGTAATGCCATCCAATTTCTTCCTAATCTTCTTAACCTCACGAGACATAGAGTAGGCCATACTAATGGTATTTTTCTTTGGAGAAAACAAGTTGCGTACCTTTTCAGATAGTTTAGCATCCTTGTTGTGCTGCTTAAGCTCAGCTAGAGTACGAAACTCATCAAACAAATCATCAGCGTCATAAACAGCATCCTGGAGCTTTTGAATATAGTGTTGTGCTTCATGGGAGAGTTGATTCTTAGACTCGGCGTCAAGGAGCACTTTCCTGACTGTGGTGATGGTGTCTTTGAGGTCTTCAAGCTCAGATTTGTAGCCCCATAATGAACAAATCTCTCTGATGGCCTCAGACCCCACCACTTCAATCAGCCTTCCTGCAAGAGTGATCCCGATTCCAGCCATTATTTTTCAAAGTAACAGAAGTTGTGTTTTTGCGTGTGGAGGGGAGATTTGAGTGCTAAACTGCAAATGTATTTCTGACTAGTGATTTGCTAACCAAAACACTACTTTAATAATATCTTAAAAAAGCACGCGGTCGACAAAAGAGTACAGTATAGTCCATTAAAAATACAAATACAGCACTTAAAACTGTGAAACTTCATGGCTTCTTCTTGAACAATGAGGTACCAGTACAGGTATAAACGTGTAATATTATTTGATTAATCTGCCCGAAAAAGAGAGGGAACAAAGAGCTCGAAGAGAGAGCATAACCTACAAAAAACAGAATAAAAAACTTGCTTGTCATGTTGAATCTCAGGGCATCTTTCCAAACAACAAGGTATCAGAACAGATTAAAAAGTGACCTCAGGTTAGTACATTTTTTAAGAGTCGTATCGACTTTTATATTTTAAGAGTGACTTGCTTAAACTAAGCCGAACTGAAAcctgataaaaaaaaaaatacaaacaaAAAAGGGTTATTTCACATGATTAATCCAAACTAATACTACTCTTCTCATATTAATACAAACTACACTTTAACTGAGAATAAACCAACCTTTCACCTCACTTAACTTTTACTAAACTCATGGAAGGGATACCTATACTAGTATACTACCAGTCTCCTATACAATTAATTTTCCCAAATACCCCCCTAATCATGTTTTTCCCTGCAAACCTAAATCATTTCAAAACCTAAATCAATCAAAAAGTCTAAACCAATCTCTTTCCCTAAATTAATTTCCCCCTAAATCAATAAGAAATATGTCATGGCAAATGATAACGCTAGAGCTGGAATCCTCACTCCTCAGAAGCGATCGACAATGTAAAAACGAAGATCCAAGACAAAGAAGGCATCCCACCAGACCAACAACGTCTAATCTTCGCTTGAAAGCAGCTTGAAGACGGGCGCACCTTAGCCGACTACAACATCCAGAAGGCAAACTAGGCCTTTGTGGTGGTGCTTAGAAGCGCAAGAATAAAACCTAAATCAAGCCAAAAAAGATTAAGCATAAGCAAAGGAAGGTTAAGCTTACTGTATTTGAAACAAATTTACAGCAAACTTCATCTTTTTGATCTTGTGCTAGTAGCTTGTTTGGGAACAAGCATTCCATTTCTATCTTTCCCATATTCAGTCTGCAACTATATGTCAATTAAAGTCAAGATCACTCTGAGTTCCTAATGATTGTCAATGATATctgaatttttaatttatttttagatGAAGAAGAATCACAGTTCTGTAATATGCACTTTTATGATAATCAAAATCTTGAATTGAGAATTTTTGTGTTTCCCAAACATAATATTTGGATTTGTAATTTATCATTTCAATTTCTAGATTCTAGGCATTATTGTGTTAAGGaaccagggagaaaaaaaaaaagtggacCCAAGGATGACCTGATGGGAAACCGTTCATAACAGGTAAATTTTGGCTTGGGTGTAGTAAAAGTTAAATGAGATAATAGTTCGGGTTATTTTCAGTTAAAGTGTAGTTTGTATTAATATGAGAAGAGGAGCCTTAGTATGGATTAATCACGTGaaataaccc
The Silene latifolia isolate original U9 population chromosome 11, ASM4854445v1, whole genome shotgun sequence genome window above contains:
- the LOC141610583 gene encoding disease resistance protein RGA2-like; the protein is MAGIGITLAGRLIEVVGSEAIREICSLWGYKSELEDLKDTITTVRKVLLDAESKNQLSHEAQHYIQKLQDAVYDADDLFDEFRTLAELKQHNKDAKLSEKVRNLFSPKKNTISMAYSMSREVKKIRKKLDGITTNHDKFGFSVDSRFIRERREDTCAYVYSDEVIVGREGDLNKVVNMLLDSSSQDRVSFLSIVGVGGLGKTTLAQLVFNDDRVTAEFPLRLWTCVSDENVEEFQVKKVLAKILESASDDKHNGLTMDLVHRKLLGILGGKKYLIVLDDVWNEDREKWLGLRKFLMSCGGGTRVLVTTRSERTAMVVDEEHKYELKELSPENSWRLFEMTAFGEKRGQDVNSSELIKLGQKIVEQCCNVPLAIKVVGTLLYGQHESHWRLFQECGLAKLKDGDNKIMSVLKLSYDNLESPLKTCFTYCALFPKDFRIQKEKLIRLWMAQGYIVPGIVGQSLEDAGEEYISILLRRCFFQDVEKNDIGGVKSFKIHDLIHDVAQKVAGKGVVVVSTIQGNLGDEAHHLFHIGSKFLGSIFSKCRIRSYVRDGYEINFPVAKLVENWKFLRTLDLHDLDILTLPNSIGKLLHLRYLDLSDNKRLVVLPDSVTELYNLQTLDLKRCEGLKELPKDLAKLANLRHLDVYCCHKLRRMPLGLDKLSCLCALTIFMVDNESSIGELENLLALKNLRGSFYIKITHDFRGTVECRGGYLRSMNHLEALEIDMEGGGNHETLLEKLEPPPSLKRLRLSDYNGATFPSSWWGARKVNNWATFLPNLVHFYLYNSCNLLCLPSLSKLPHLKSLLLDSLEKLEYIEDSTYTCCNREVFFPSLEKLGISSLRELRGWWKGEDIDCNNCSQACFSRLSELSIYECKKLTSFPASVSLEKLTLYDANKELWIASLGQNDFIKLREVEIDNLDYLTVLTTEGLTSICIFANDEIESLSKLEETFKGCPSLRSLAVTYCNRLRSLKVGWEHLTALDSLRLVNLPSLTFMESEKEKEDGDDDDNEDDDDDDDVGMPWRSIGERLRSLELLLLNMVTIPKGIRHLISLENLAIDWCENLEALPKWISSLVFLRFLCITGCPKLRLEPSILQDLPSLQLLKVRDCPLITERFQDPDGEDWAQLRHIPSVDIRAN